A single region of the Vicia villosa cultivar HV-30 ecotype Madison, WI linkage group LG4, Vvil1.0, whole genome shotgun sequence genome encodes:
- the LOC131600455 gene encoding probable ADP-ribosylation factor GTPase-activating protein AGD14 — MSPSKKEEERVERIIRGLLKLPENRRCINCNALGPQYACTTFSTFVCTNCSGLHREFTHRVKSVSMAKFTPDEVTALQAGGNERAKQIYFKGWDPMRHSYPDSNNMHRLRDFIKHVYVDRKYTGEISQETLPRIKMNDKEESYVSKKNSSFRLELVSPRSSPGARNSPSERNEGANLRYVYDESRSPKYVRKYSRYGGLSKSPMKFEVVDDRFRDEDYRTHRQSNLESKIGQLSFDGRKNVDRSQAPVPRSSGEITTKNDSSLQATTSGGEGSIEKKPSEQISNKPRSFNDLSMKSLASETAIVAVQETPSMTQSQASETAIVAVQETPSMTQESESNWASFETSTEENVPKTPNTNTVTSRTTEPTPKAEPTPKANTSSPLDLLLFELSGPFVATTSDNVPTTSTVENASTLDFPSTSTCSEMAQPCNEAPPPQPELDETENPVEVSHGDKPQIEDPIEVSHAHEPPSMHDYPSVSVGWSSATQPIKSPNSVVSNNEPSFSPNTHDSSRAFDELSSRTTSNPTQNTNPDVPSQSGIVKTKSSGRMELPEDLFTASFLSGPAPQAGWKNVQHHVMGYGNNMQYHPNAVPPSGLPVAPKYMNPFEATEGRSKLQGSSSATQASMHGVLPDVSHRTGLMHATSLGSLDTMMPYSASYASPVTGVCFDQVNNEEQLIRSQGFDTFNGGITRYASLDSIQQSYGGYGTHGTPNSFSNTGGNPFG, encoded by the exons ATGAGTCCttcaaagaaagaagaagaaagagttgAAAGAATAATTAGAGGTCTCTTAAAACTTCCTGAAAATAGAAGATGCATCAATTGCAATGCCTTG GGACCACAATATGCATGTACAACATTCTCAACATTTGTATGCACAAATTGCAGTGGACTACA TCGAGAGTTCACGCATCGAGTAAAATCGGTATCGATGGCAAAATTCACTCCCGATGAAGTCACTGCTCTTCAAGCCGGTGGCAATGAG AGAGCGAAGCAGATTTATTTCAAAGGATGGGATCCTATGCGACATTCGTATCCCGATTCCAA TAATATGCACAGACTTCGAGATTTTATCAAGCATGTCTATGTGGACCGAAAATATACCGGTGAAATAAGTCAAGAAACTCTTCCCAGGATTAAAATG AATGACAAGGAGGAGTCCTATGTGAGTAAGAAAAATAGTTCGTTTCGTTTAGAGTTGGTAAGTCCTAGGTCAAGTCCCGGAGCAAGAAACAGTCCAAGTGAAAGAAACGAGGGCGCGAATTTAAGATATGTATACGATGAAAGCAGAAGTCCTAAATACGTACGAAAGTATTCAAGATATGGAGGATTAAGCAAAAGTCCTATGAAATTTGAGGTAGTTGATGATAGGTTTCGGGACGAAGATTATAGAACCCACAGGCAATCAAATCTAGAATCAAAGATAGGACAACTTTCATTTGATGGTCGTAAGAATGTGGACAGATCCCAAGCACCAGTACCAAGATCTTCGGGTGAAATCACAACGAAGAATGATTCATCTTTACAA GCAACAACTTCTGGCGGAGAAGGTTCTATTGAGAAAAAACCGTCGGAGCAAATAAGTAATAAACCAAGAAGCTTCAATGATTTGAGTATGAAGTCTCTAGCTTCTGAAACTGCTATTGTCGCTGTACAAGAAACACCGAGTATGACACAGTCTCAAGCTTCTGAAACTGCTATTGTCGCTGTACAAGAAACACCGAGTATGACCCAGGAAAGTGAAAGTAATTGGGCCTCATTCGAAACATCTACTGAGGAAAATGTTCCTAAAACTCCAAACACAAACACCGTTACATCTCGCACAACAGAACCAACACCTAAAGCGGAACCAACACCTAAAGCAAACACTTCAAGTCCTTTAGACCTTTTACTTTTCGAATTATCAGGTCCTTTTGTTGCAACCACTAGTGACAATGTTCCAACAACTTCGACAGTAGAAAACGCCTCTACATTGGATTTTCCATCTACTTCAACATGTTCTGAGATGGCACAACCTTGTAACGAAGCTCCTCCACCGCAACCCGAGCTAGATGAAACAGAAAACCCCGTTGAAGTTTCACATGGAGATAAACCACAGATAGAAGATCCCATTGAAGTTTCACATGCACATGAACCCCCAAGCatgcatgattatccttctgttTCTGTTGGTTGGAGTTCAGCAACACAACCTATAAAATCGCCAAACAGTGTAGTTTCAAATAACGAG CCATCATTTTCTCCTAATACGCATGATTCATCACGCGCATTTGATGAACTATCTTCTCGTACCACCTCAAATCCTACTCAAAACACCAATCCTGATGTCCCCTCCCAGTCCGGTATAGTAAAAACCAAGTCTAGTGGAAGAATGGAACTTCCAGAG GACCTTTTTACAGCAAGCTTTTTATCTGGTCCCGCACCACAAGCAGGTTGGAAGAATGTTCAACATCATGTCATGGGATATGGAAATAATATGCAGTATCATCCTAATGCAGTG CCTCCCTCAGGACTTCCCGTTGCACCAAAATACATGAACCCTTTTGAAGCAACCGAAGGGAGAAGTAAACTGCAAGGATCATCG TCTGCTACTCAAGCATCAATGCATGGTGTGCTACCAGATGTATCACATAGAACAGGACTAATGCATGCTACAAGTCTCGGTTCTTTAGACACAATGATGCCTTATTCTGCAAGTTATGCATCACCGGTTACCG GTGTGTGCTTTGATCAAGTTAACAATGAAGAGCAACTTATTAG ATCACAAGGATTCGATACCTTCAATGGCGGCATAACTCGTTATGCATCTCTAGATAGCATTCAACAATCGTATGGAGGATATGGAACGCATGGAACTCCGAATTCTTTTTCCAATACAGGAGGAAATCCATTTGGATAG
- the LOC131600454 gene encoding molybdate transporter 1-like → MANQNPPSIPISNSQTTITNPTKNFSANMIIQKVKTNLVLHSKWGELNGAMGDLGTYIPIVLSLTLSKNLNLGTTLIFTGVYNILTGVIYGVPMPVQPMKSIAAEALSDTTFGVPEIMASGILTSVAVFLLGATGLMQLVYKFIPLSVVRGIQLAQGLSFALTAVKYVRKVQDLPKSKALGPRPWFGLDGLVLAIVCVCFIVIVNGAGDGESENHHRCCNGEESGEKKRTSRVRKVVFSLPSAFIIFVLGVILAFMKKPNVVHEIKFGPSSIEVVKFSKHAWKKGFVKGTVPQLPLTILNSVIAVCKLSKDLFPEKDFSVTSISVTVGLMNSVGCWFGAMPCCHGAGGLAGQYKFGGRSGGCVALLGVVKLVLGLVLGTSLAHILKMFPVGILGVLLLFAGIELAMCARDMNSKEDSFVALVCTAVSLVGSSAALGFLVGMVVYLLLKLRNWTKDKP, encoded by the exons ATGGCAaaccaaaaccctccttcaattcCCATATCAAACTCTCAAACCACCATAACCAATCCAACAAAAAATTTCTCAGCAAACATGATCATTCAGAAAGTGAAAACCAACTTGGTTTTACACTCAAAATGGGGTGAACTTAATGGTGCCATGGGTGACCTTGGCACCTATATACCTATAGTTCTTTCTTTGACTCTATCAAAGAACCTCAACCTTGGCACCACATTAATCTTCACAG gtgTATACAACATTCTCACTGGTGTCATATATGGGGTCCCTATGCCGGTCCAGCCCATGAAATCCATTGCCGCGGAGGCTTTATCGGATACCACCTTCGGTGTACCGGAGATCATGGCGTCTGGAATCTTGACTAGTGTCGCGGTTTTTTTATTGGGTGCCACCGGGTTGATGCAACTGGTGTACAAGTTTATTCCTTTATCTGTTGTGAGGGGAATTCAACTAGCACAAGGTTTATCATTTGCTTTAACAGCTGTTAAATATGTTAGAAAAGTGCAAGACCTTCCAAAGTCTAAAGCTTTGGGTCCAAGACCTTGGTTTGGTTTAGATGGGTTGGTTTTAGCCattgtttgtgtttgttttattGTCATTGTGAATGGTGCTGGTGATGGTGAAAGTGAAAATCATCATAGGTGTTGTAATGGTGAAGAAAGTGGAGAAAAAAAGAGGACTAGTAGAGTGAGGAAAGTTGTTTTTTCACTTCCTTCTGCTTTTATAATCTTTGTTTTAGGTGTTATTTTGGCATTCATGAAAAAGCCAAATGTGGTTCATGAAATCAAATTTGGACCCTCTTCAATAGAAGTGGTGAAGTTCAGTAAACATGCATGGAAGAAAGGTTTTGTGAAAGGTACAGTTCCTCAACTACCTTTGACAATCTTGAACTCTGTGATAGCTGTTTGCAAGCTGTCAAAGGATTTGTTTCCTGAAAAGGACTTTTCGGTCACTTCAATTTCAGTGACAGTTGGGTTGATGAATTCGGTTGGTTGTTGGTTTGGTGCTATGCCATGTTGCCATGGTGCTGGTGGATTAGCAGGGCAGTATAAATTTGGTGGAAGGAGTGGAGGGTGTGTGGCACTTCTTGGTGTTGTCAAATTGGTATTGGGATTGGTGTTAGGAACATCATTGGCACACATATTGAAGATGTTTCCTGTTGGGATATTGGGTGTGTTGCTTTTGTTTGCTGGGATTGAACTTGCTATGTGTGCTAGAGATATGAATAGTAAAGAAGATTCATTTGTGGCACTTGTTTGTACTGCTGTTTCATTGGTTGGATCAAGTGCTGCTCTTGGATTTTTGGTTGGAATGGTTGTGTATTTGCTTCTTAAGCTAAGGAATTGGACAAAAGATAAACCATAG
- the LOC131600453 gene encoding wall-associated receptor kinase 5-like: MKMMKHELMVTALTMVVRIVALAADTCNDIHTCGDIEIPYPFGIYNNNPDCFSRRKLMPLSCSNSKIYAGNNLQVLDINISKSQIELWFYVSKYCGIGKDSNTTLTSNFCTISSKDNKFLTVGNNSFGYLTSYTDEGISYSTGCLTRSFGDPRDIDNGKCTGIGCCQVDIPPRMTNISIQAFSFDRSSQSCSYSFVVKNGNYTFSSTHLSQGLPEKLPVIFDWTIGKGNCTSAKNNGVDYGCKNNSKCDDKDVDFGYRCECNPGYEGNPYHPIGCTDIDECENDTHECKTKANCKNAYGSHTCFCPRGSYGDGTLKGGCQQNSRVQKIVLGGVVGATLFLLFAGTFSCLIYHKRKFNKLKEKLFEQNGGLFLRQKLSAKEYSSSQSTQIFKHDELKKATKNFDQSLIIGRGSFGTVFKGFLDDKRIVAIKKSNQINKSQIQQFIDEVVVLSQINHRNVVKLLGCCLETKVPLLVYEFVSNGTLSNFIHREREVNNETWKIRLKIAAEVARALSYLHWDVTIPIIHSDVKSANVLLDGTNTAKVSDFGASKLVPLDQTQVATMVQGTLGYLDPEYMQTSQLTDKSDVYSFGVVLVELLTGEKPFCFGGPENSRSLAMHFLSCLKKDNVFEVIQDGMLNKENEQEIKEVSVLAAKCLRLRGEERPSMKEVAMELEGMRLMDKQSWIKDDINIEESKYLLCKGQRGNGSTY; the protein is encoded by the exons ATGAAAATGATGAAGCATGAGTTGATGGTTACTGCATTAACCATGGTGGTAAGAATAGTTGCACTTGCAGCTGATACCTGCAATGACATTCACACTTGCGGAGATATAGAAATTCCATACCCTTTTGGCATATACAACAACAACCCGGATTGTTTCTCCCGTCGAAAATTAATGCCGCTCAGTTGCAGTAACTCCAAAATTTATGCGGGTAATAACTTGCAAGTATTAGACATAAACATCTCCAAATCTCAAATCGAATTGTGGTTTTATGTCTCCAAGTATTGTGGCATTGGAAAGGATAGTAACACTACACTTACTAGTAACTTCTGTACCATTTCGAGCAAAGATAACAAGTTCCTAACTGTTGGTAATAACAGTTTCGGTTATCTTACCAGTTACACTGATGAAGGAATTAGCTACTCAACAGGGTGCTTAACAAGATCTTTTGGTGATCCAAGAGACATTGATAATGGAAAATGTACCGGTATAGGGTGTTGCCAAGTTGACATTCCTCCTCGAATGACCAATATAAGTATACAAGCTTTTAGTTTTGACAGATCATCACAATCTTGTAGCTATTCATTTGTTGTCAAGAATGGTAACTATACTTTTTCTTCCACTCATTTATCACAAGGTTTACCTGAGAAACTGCCTGTGATTTTTGACTGGACCATTGGTAAGGGAAACTGCACTTCTGCCAAGAATAATGGAGTCGATTATGGGTGCAAGAACAATAGCAAATGTGATGACAAGGACGTAGATTTTGGTTATCGATGCGAATGCAATCCAGGCTATGAAGGAAATCCTTATCATCCCATTGGCTGCACAG ACATTGACGAATGTGAAAACGACACACATGAATGCAAAACTAAAGCAAATTGTAAGAACGCTTATGGGAGTCACACATGTTTCTGTCCAAGGGGGTCTTATGGAGATGGAACATTGAAAGGAGGATGTCAACAAAATTCAAGAGTACAAAAAATTGTCCTTGGTG GAGTGGTAGGAGCAACATTGTTTCTTCTATTTGCTGGGACATTTTCATGCTTAATATACCATAAGAGGAAATTCAACAAATTGAAAGAGAAACTCTTTGAGCAGAATGGTGGTTTATTTTTGAGACAAAAACTCTCTGCAAAAGAATATTCCTCCTCTCAAAGTACTCAAATATTCAAACATGATGAACTAAAGAAGGCAACCAAAAACTTTGACCAGAGTTTAATCATAGGCAGAGGTAGTTTTGGTACTGTTTTCAAAGGATTTCTAGATGATAAAAGAATTGTCGCTATCAAAAAGTCcaatcaaataaacaaaagtcAAATCCAACAATTCATCGACGAGGTGGTTGTTCTCTCTCAAATAAATCATAGGAATGTGGTCAAACTTTTGGGGTGTTGTTTAGAGACAAAAGTTCCTCTCTTGGTTTATGAATTTGTTTCCAACGGTACCCTATCTAATTTCATACACAGAGAACGCGAAGTGAATAATGAAACCTGGAAAATTCGTCTTAAGATAGCAGCAGAAGTTGCGAGAGCTTTGTCATATCTACATTGGGATGTCACAATACCCATTATCCACAGTGATGTCAAGAGTGCTAATGTTCTCTTGGATGGAACCAACACTGCTAAAGTATCTGATTTTGGAGCTTCAAAATTGGTTCCACTTGATCAAACTCAAGTAGCCACAATGGTGCAAGGAACTTTAGGCTACTTAGATCCAGAGTATATGCAAACTAGTCAATTGACTGATAAAAGTGATGTCTATAGCTTTGGAGTAGTCCTTGTGGAACTGCTTACAGGAGAGAAACCTTTTTGTTTTGGTGGGCCAGAAAATAGTAGAAGTCTTGCCATGCACTTTCTGTCTTGCTTGAAAAAAGATAATGTGTTTGAAGTTATTCAAGATGGTATGTTGAACAAGGAAAATGAACAAGAGATCAAGGAAGTTTCTGTTCTTGCGGCAAAGTGTTTGAGACTAAGAGGGGAGGAAAGACCAAGCATGAAGGAAGTGGCTATGGAATTGGAGGGAATGAGGTTAATGGATAAGCAATCTTGGATCAAGGATGACATAAATATAGAGGAGAGTAAGTACTTACTTTGTAAGGGGCAACGTGGCAATGGATCCACTTATTGA
- the LOC131598447 gene encoding uncharacterized protein LOC131598447 yields MSNLTKLDFGALDISGKNYLTWALDAQIHLSAEGHGDTIKEGNKSCDQQKAKAMIFLRRHLHEDLKNEYLTVTDPHVLWKNLKDRYDHQKTVILPKARYEWMHLRLQDFKSQQYREKGFIKYSDLISCLLVAEKNNELLMKNHEARPTGTTPFPEVNVARHDHYRKNRGRGRAYARGHDRNYAHGLGFDRGRNGNH; encoded by the exons ATGTCAAATCTTACAAAATTGGATTTTGGGGCTCTTGATATTTCGGGAAAGAACTATTTGACATGGGCACTAGACGCCCAAATTCATTTAAGCGCAGAAGGTCACGGTGACACTATTAAAGAAGGAAATAAATCATGTGATCAACAAAAGGCAAAAGCCATGATATTCCTTCGTCGTCACCTTCACGAGGATCTTAAAAATGAGTATCTTACCGTAACTGATCCACATGTCTTGTGGAAGAATTTGAAAGATAGATATGATCATCAAAAAACGGTTATCCTACCAAAAGCTCGATATGAATGGATGCATTTACGTTTGCAGGATTTTAAAAGT CAGCAGTATCGAGAAAAGGGGTTTATTAAATATTCTGACCTAATATCTTGTCTTCTTGTGGCTGAGAAAAATAATGAACTATTGATGAAAAATCACGAGGCCCGTCCCACTGGTACAACTCCATTCCCAGAAGTGAATGTGGCAAGGCACGACCACTATAGGAAAAATCGTGGTCGTGGTCGTGCATACGCACGTGGTCATGATCGTAATTATGCTCATGGTCTTGGTTTTGATCGTGGTCGCAATGGGAATCATTAA